One Cygnus atratus isolate AKBS03 ecotype Queensland, Australia chromosome 21, CAtr_DNAZoo_HiC_assembly, whole genome shotgun sequence genomic region harbors:
- the DNAJC11 gene encoding dnaJ homolog subfamily C member 11 isoform X1 produces the protein MAAALAEEAPDNEDYYALLNVRREASQEELKAAYRRLCMLYHPDKHRDPELKTQAERLFNLVHQAYEVLSDPQTRAIYDIYGRRGLEMEGWEVVERKRTPAEIREEFERLQREREERRLQQRTNPKGTISVGIDATDLFDRYDEEYEDVQGSSFPQIEINKMHISQSIEAPLTATDTAILSGNLSTQNGNGGGSINLALRRVTSAKGWGELEFGAGDLQGPLFGLKIFRNLTPRCFITTNCALQFSSRGIRPGLTTVLARNLDKNTMGYLQWRWGIQSAMNTSIVRDTKTSHFTVALQLGIPHSFMMVSYQHKFQDEDQTRVKGSLKAGFFGTIVEYGAERKISRHSILGATVSVGVPQGVSLKIKLNRASQTYFFPVHLTDQLLPSAVFYATVGPLVIYFAMHRLIIKPYLKAQKERELEKQRESTASDILQKKQEAEAAVRLMQESVRRIIEAEEARMGLIVVNAWYGKFVNDNSRKNEKVKVIDVTVPLQCLVKDSKLILTEASKAGLPGFYDPCVGEEKSLKVLYQFRGVLHQVMSADNEALRIPKQSHRIDADG, from the exons GCCTCTCAGGAAGAACTAAAAGCTGCCTACCGCCGTTTGTGTATGCTTTACCATCCAGACAAGCACAGAGACCCAGAGCTGAAAACACAAGCTGAGCGGCTGTTTAACCTTGTTCACCAAGCTTATGAAG TGCTTAGTGATCCACAGACCAGAGCCATCTATGACATATATGGGAGGAGAGGACTGGAGATGGAAGGATGGGAG gttgtggaaaggaagagaacTCCAGCTGAAATCAGAGAGGAATTTGAGCGTTTgcaaagagagagggaagagagaagactACAGCAGCGAACTAATCCAAAG GGAACAATTAGTGTTGGAATAGATGCCACTGACCTCTTTGATCGTTATGATGAAGAATATGAAGATGTGCAAGGGAGCAGCTTTCCCCAgattgaaataaacaaaatgcacatATCCCAGTCCATCGAG gCACCACTAACTGCCACAGACACAGCAATACTGTCTGGTAACCTGTCTACCCAGAATGGGAATGGAGGTGGATCAATTAATCTTGCTCTTAGACGGGTGACATCTGCCAAGGGATGGGGAGAG TTGGAGTTTGGAGCAGGAGACCTTCAGGGACCTCTCTTCGGTCTGAAGATATTCCGTAATCTTACACCAAGATg TTTCATCACTACAAACTGTGCTCTGCAGTTTTCATCCCGTGGGATCCGCCCAGGCCTCACCACAGTTCTAGCCCGCAACCTGGATAAGAACACAATGGGATACTTACAGTGGCGGTGGGGCATCCAGTCAGCCATGAACACGAGCATCGTCCGGGATACAAAAACCAGCCATTTCACAGTGGCGTTACAG CTGGGAATCCCCCATTCTTTCATGATGGTCAGTTATCAGCATAAGTTTCAGGATGAGGATCAAACACGAGTGAAAGGTTCTCTCAA GGCAGGTTTCTTTGGGACCATAGTGGAGTACGGAGCAGAGAGGAAGATATCCAGACACAGCATTTTAGGAGCCACTGTCAGTGTCGGAGTTCCCCAAGGAGTGTCTTTGAAAATCAA GTTGAACAGGGCTAGCCAGACCTACTTCTTCCCTGTCCACCTAACAGATCAGCTGCTTCCCAGTGCTGTATTTTATGCCACTGTGGGACCCCTAGTTATCTACTTTGCCATGCACAGGCTAATCATCAAACCCTACCTCAAGGCACAAAAGGAGAG ggagctggagaagcaAAGGGAGAGTACTGCCAGCGACATCCTTCAGAagaagcaggaggcagaagcTGCA GTCCGGTTAATGCAAGAGTCTGTCCGGAGGATAATTGAAGCAGAGGAAGCCAGAATGG GTCTGATTGTAGTGAATGCCTGGTATGGGAAGTTTGTTAATGACAACAGCCGGAAGAATGAGAAGGTGAAAGTAATAGATGTGACCGTGCCCCTGCAGTGCTTGGTGAAGGACTCTAAACTCATCCTTACAGAGGCATCCAAG gCTGGGCTTCCAGGTTTCTACGACCCCTGCGTGGGTGAGGAGAAGAGTTTGAAAGTGCTTTATCAGTTCCGGGGAGTTCTGCACCAAGTGATGTCAGCTGACAATGAGGCCCTTAGGATACCAAAGCAAT CTCACAGAATCGATGCAGACGGCTAA
- the DNAJC11 gene encoding dnaJ homolog subfamily C member 11 isoform X2: MLYHPDKHRDPELKTQAERLFNLVHQAYEVLSDPQTRAIYDIYGRRGLEMEGWEVVERKRTPAEIREEFERLQREREERRLQQRTNPKGTISVGIDATDLFDRYDEEYEDVQGSSFPQIEINKMHISQSIEAPLTATDTAILSGNLSTQNGNGGGSINLALRRVTSAKGWGELEFGAGDLQGPLFGLKIFRNLTPRCFITTNCALQFSSRGIRPGLTTVLARNLDKNTMGYLQWRWGIQSAMNTSIVRDTKTSHFTVALQLGIPHSFMMVSYQHKFQDEDQTRVKGSLKAGFFGTIVEYGAERKISRHSILGATVSVGVPQGVSLKIKLNRASQTYFFPVHLTDQLLPSAVFYATVGPLVIYFAMHRLIIKPYLKAQKERELEKQRESTASDILQKKQEAEAAVRLMQESVRRIIEAEEARMGLIVVNAWYGKFVNDNSRKNEKVKVIDVTVPLQCLVKDSKLILTEASKAGLPGFYDPCVGEEKSLKVLYQFRGVLHQVMSADNEALRIPKQSHRIDADG; encoded by the exons ATGCTTTACCATCCAGACAAGCACAGAGACCCAGAGCTGAAAACACAAGCTGAGCGGCTGTTTAACCTTGTTCACCAAGCTTATGAAG TGCTTAGTGATCCACAGACCAGAGCCATCTATGACATATATGGGAGGAGAGGACTGGAGATGGAAGGATGGGAG gttgtggaaaggaagagaacTCCAGCTGAAATCAGAGAGGAATTTGAGCGTTTgcaaagagagagggaagagagaagactACAGCAGCGAACTAATCCAAAG GGAACAATTAGTGTTGGAATAGATGCCACTGACCTCTTTGATCGTTATGATGAAGAATATGAAGATGTGCAAGGGAGCAGCTTTCCCCAgattgaaataaacaaaatgcacatATCCCAGTCCATCGAG gCACCACTAACTGCCACAGACACAGCAATACTGTCTGGTAACCTGTCTACCCAGAATGGGAATGGAGGTGGATCAATTAATCTTGCTCTTAGACGGGTGACATCTGCCAAGGGATGGGGAGAG TTGGAGTTTGGAGCAGGAGACCTTCAGGGACCTCTCTTCGGTCTGAAGATATTCCGTAATCTTACACCAAGATg TTTCATCACTACAAACTGTGCTCTGCAGTTTTCATCCCGTGGGATCCGCCCAGGCCTCACCACAGTTCTAGCCCGCAACCTGGATAAGAACACAATGGGATACTTACAGTGGCGGTGGGGCATCCAGTCAGCCATGAACACGAGCATCGTCCGGGATACAAAAACCAGCCATTTCACAGTGGCGTTACAG CTGGGAATCCCCCATTCTTTCATGATGGTCAGTTATCAGCATAAGTTTCAGGATGAGGATCAAACACGAGTGAAAGGTTCTCTCAA GGCAGGTTTCTTTGGGACCATAGTGGAGTACGGAGCAGAGAGGAAGATATCCAGACACAGCATTTTAGGAGCCACTGTCAGTGTCGGAGTTCCCCAAGGAGTGTCTTTGAAAATCAA GTTGAACAGGGCTAGCCAGACCTACTTCTTCCCTGTCCACCTAACAGATCAGCTGCTTCCCAGTGCTGTATTTTATGCCACTGTGGGACCCCTAGTTATCTACTTTGCCATGCACAGGCTAATCATCAAACCCTACCTCAAGGCACAAAAGGAGAG ggagctggagaagcaAAGGGAGAGTACTGCCAGCGACATCCTTCAGAagaagcaggaggcagaagcTGCA GTCCGGTTAATGCAAGAGTCTGTCCGGAGGATAATTGAAGCAGAGGAAGCCAGAATGG GTCTGATTGTAGTGAATGCCTGGTATGGGAAGTTTGTTAATGACAACAGCCGGAAGAATGAGAAGGTGAAAGTAATAGATGTGACCGTGCCCCTGCAGTGCTTGGTGAAGGACTCTAAACTCATCCTTACAGAGGCATCCAAG gCTGGGCTTCCAGGTTTCTACGACCCCTGCGTGGGTGAGGAGAAGAGTTTGAAAGTGCTTTATCAGTTCCGGGGAGTTCTGCACCAAGTGATGTCAGCTGACAATGAGGCCCTTAGGATACCAAAGCAAT CTCACAGAATCGATGCAGACGGCTAA